The nucleotide sequence TGCTGCTTTTAAATACGGTATTTGCAAACGACTGAGCTGTACTTTGACGGGATCAGAAAGATCGGGGTCTTCTAAAATGGCGATGAAGATTTGGTTTACTAATTCGATAACATTTGATTCGGGTGTTGATAAGCGTTTTGCTTGGCTGTTAACGAATTGTTTAATATCGTTTTTGATGCGTGCCGCAATCGCTTCGGGATCGTGAATTTCTTCGGCTCCTGCGGGTGCGCTGCTTTGCAGATTGGACAACATGCCCATGAGGTCTGCGGTATCAATGGCCGGTGAGTTGGGATCGTAATCCGGTACTGAACTGGTGCCTTGATGTTTACCGGATAAAAAATCGTATAACAAACGCGAAAACGCGCTGTCTTGAAATGCATTGGCTTGTAGTTGGCCGGCCGCGAGCGGCACGATGTTGGACGGCATGATAAAACCACCACCCGCATGGCCACTACCAATATTCATTCCTGCCGGTAAGGCTTGCGGTGTTGCAATGTTAGCGTAGCTACCGGGAGGCGCTTGATTTGCAAATGAAGGTGGTTGCGCGCTAGCTTGCACAGTTGGAATAGCCGCTGTGGCAGCTTGTTGGCTACTCTCTTGTTGTTTTTGTTGCTCAATGCGGAATTGATAAATCATTTCAAAATCCGGCGAGCTCGGATTTTCTTTTTCATTAATATAACCATTGTCTTGCAAGCTCGTCAGCACGCCTGCATAAATGGTTTTTAAATCACTAAAAGCTTGCTCAGAAAATGCTTTATAAATGGATCGGCGATCCACATGCGGAACGTCATGTTCTTCTAACAAACCTTGGAATAATAAAAGAATCCGTTGTGGCAAAATCGCGTCGGGTTCGGGTTGGTGTTTGAGCTCACGGCTTAAACGTACTAGCCCCCGTTTGATGGCGCGAATTTCGGGATCGTATTTTTCATGAATGCGGCCACCTAAGTCGCCGATCATGATGGACTCTTCGAGTGTGTCGTCTTCTATTAAAGATAAATTTAACGCATTGGGGTCATTTTCTACTGGAAGTTCGCTGCCTTCTAAAAAGGCGCGATAACGATGCATGAAACTTTTGGTGAGCGCCGGCCCCCAACTGGTTACATCTGAAACAGTTTTTGGTGCTGCGATGACGGCGTCCGGACTGATCGTTTCATCGTCTGCATAATCGTGACGGCCGCTGAGTTTTCCTAGGGTGTGTTGGATCAGTTTGCCGAATTGAACTGCGGCAAAATCACGGATTTCGAAAAAGGCTTTTTCTTGTTTGGTCTGCTGTTTTGTTGCCATTCAATTCACCGATTATTTCCCTAGAGTTTAGTATTGCCGGGCTGTGCTAGAGAAAATGTGTGCTCCTAATCTCGCAAACTGATGCAAGACCAGCCACGTTGTTCAGCGAGTGATCGCAGCCGTTCGTCTGGGTCTACCGCGACTGGGTGGGTAACGACATTTAATAGCGGCGCATCATTGTGCGAATCAGAATAAAACCAGCTGTGATCGAGGGTGGCTTGGTGTTCGCTTAACCATTGTTGCAGTCGTAAGACTTTGCCATTTTGAAAGCACGGGATACCGCTGACGCGACCGGTATAAGCGCCGTTGATACATTCGGGGTCGGTGGCTAATAAATGAGGAATGCCTAATCGTTGCGCAATGGGTTCAGTGATGAACCGATGAGTTGCGGTGATAATCATTAAAGTATGTTGCTGCGCACGGTGTTCGGCGATCAGTGCTTCGGCTTTGGGTAAAATCATCGGCGTAATGATATCGCGCATAAAGATTTCGCGTAATTGTAATAAATGCGCTAATGGATGTTGTGTCAGGGGTTGTAGCGCAAACGCGAGGAATTCATGAATGTTGAGTACGCCGCTTTGATACTGTTCGTAGTAGTGGCGGTTTTTGCTTTCGTAAGTTGCGCCATCAACCAAACCCTGCGCAACTAAAAAGCATCCCCAGCTGTAGTCGCTGTCGCCGTGTAGTAAAGTGTTGTCTAAATCAAAAATGGCTAATGGTGCTGTGATTGACATAGGACGAAAGACTCGCGTGTAACGGGTTTGCTGCATACTCGGCTTTGTGAAAAAATGCCGCGTGGCAATGTAAGGATGCAGCGTGTGTGGCAGTATAACCTCAAAGGATGCGCAAGTGATTGATTCTGATGGATATCGTTTTAATGTCGGTATCATTATTTGCAATGCCGCAGGCGCTTTGTTGTGGTGTCGGCGGCGCGGTCAAGAGGCGTGGCAGTTTCCGCAAGGCGGCATGAAAGCTCAAGAAACACCGGAGCGCGCAATGTATCGCGAGCTAGCCGAAGAAACCGGTTTGTTGCCGGCGGCAGTGAATGTGTTAGCGGAATCTAAACAATGGTTGCGTTACGAAATCCCCGCGCATTTAGTGCGACATGATCGTCAACCCGTGTGTATCGGTCAGAAACAACGTTGGTTTTTATTGCAATTAGTGTCGCCGGAAACCCAGATTCGTTTGAACTCTTTAAATAATCCCGAGTTTGATGCGTGGCGTTGGGTTGAATATTGGCAACCCGTGCAAGATGTGGTGGCATTTAAACGCGACGTTTATCGTCAAGCTTTGACAGAGTTTGAAGATGCTATTAAAAACTTCGCTAATAACACCGCGCCATAAGCACAGATGAAATTACCGCAGATGAAATTATTCGGGAGTAACAATTAATGTTAGATGTATTGCGCCGCATTGTGCAAAAAGTAAGTGCTGCACCGAATTTAGATCAGGCGCTGAATTTGTTAGTGAAAGATGTTTGTCAGGCCATGCAAACAACGGTGTGTTCTGTTTATTTGACCCACAAAATAAATGATCAACAAGAATTAGTGTTAATGGCTACCGAAGGCTTGAATGCAAAAGCTATTGGTGTCGTGCGTTTGAGTTTTGACGAAGGTTTAGTGGGTTTAGTTGCGCAACGCGCTGAACCGATTAATCTTGATAACGCGCCTGCTCATCCTCGTTATAAATATTTTCCTGAAGCGAGCGAAGAAACCTTGCGTTCATTTTTGGGCGTGCCAATTATTAATTACGGAAAATTGCTCGGCGTATTAGTGGTGCAACAATTAGAACAACGTCGTTTTGACGATGATCATGTAGCATTTCTTATTACTTTAGCAGCGCAGCTTGCAGGCGCGATTGCGCAAGCAGGTATTAGCGAAGATTTTCGGCGCTTGCAATCCAGTGGTTCATTTGAACAACAATATTTAGAAGGTTTGCCAGGTTCTCCTGGGGTTGCGATTGGTACCGCAGTAGTAGTTTATTCGCCGGCAGATTTAGATTCGGTGCCCGATCGGCACGTTGCGGATGTTGCTAGCGAGATAGAACGTTTTCATGCTGCTGTGCGCAGTGTGCATCAAGAAATGCAGAAAATCGGCGATGCGATGCGCGAAGTTTTACCGGCAGAAGAATGTGCGATGTTCGATGCATTTGCGATGATGTTAGAAAGTGGTTCTTTGTTAGATGACACGGTAAAAAGAATTGAAGCGGGTAATTGGGCGCCAGCGGCGTTGCGCGACACGATTAAAGAACACACCGCTTGGTTCGGTGAAATGTCGGACAGTTATTTAAGTGAGCGTGCTGACGACATCGTTGATCTAGGTCGACGCGTGGCCGGAAAATTATTGAGCGCAGATACCAATACAAAAGTGTGGGAGTATCCCGAAAAAACTATTTTAGTGGGCGAGCAGTTGAGTGCAAGTCAATTAGCTGAAGTGCCGCGTGAAAAACTAGTCGCTGTAGTATCGGTGCATGGATCGGGTTCTTCGCATATCGCTATTTTAGCAGCAGCCTTGCAAGTGCCTGCAGTAATGGGCGTGTCGGATTTGCCAGTAAGTCAGATAGAAGGCGAAGAACTAATTGTGGATGGGTATGCGGCGCGTGTGTATGTGCATCCTGATAAGACGATTAAAAAAGAATATCGGCGTTTACTAAAAGAAGAACGCGAATTATCAGCGGAGCTACAAGAATTAGTAGATTTGCCGGCAGAAACGAGCGACGGTGTACAAGTTTCTTTGTTCGCTAATACCGGTTTGCAATCGGATATTAATCCAGCGCTGATTAAACAGGCTGATGGCATTGGTTTATTTCGTACCGAAGTACCATTTCAAATTCGCGATAAGTTTCCCGGCGAAGATGAGCAAGAAGCCATTTATAAACAAGCGCTGCAAGCTTTTGCGCCGCGCCCTGTGGTTATTCGTACTTTAGATATTGGTGGCGATAAAGCATTAAGTTATTTTCCGGTAAAAGAAGAAAATCCATTTTTGGGTTGGCGCGGCATTCGTATTTCTTTAGATCATCCGGATATTTTTATTACGCAAATTCGTGCGATGTTAAAAGCCAATCGTGGCTTAAATAATTTACATATTTTATTGCCGATGATTAGTGGCATGATTGAATTGCGTCAAGCGATGGCGTTAATTTTGCGCGCTCATCGTGAATTATTAGAAGAAGGCTTGGTAATGCCGCTGCCGCCTATAGGCTTGATGATTGAAGTGCCTTCATCGGTCTATATGATTGGTTCGTTTGCGAAGTATGTGAATTTCTTGTCAATCGGCAGCAATGATCTTACGCAATATTTATTGGCGGTAGATCGTAATAATGAGCGTGTCGGAAAATTATATGACGCACTTCATCCCGCCGTATTACATGCTATTTCACAAGTAATAAAATCGGCAGAGCAGCATAATAAGCCCGTGAGTATATGTGGAGAGTTGGCTGGCGATCCATTAGGCGCTTTGTTATTGCTTGGGATGGGCATGAAAAGTTTCAGTATGAGTGCCGGCAGTTTGCTGCGAGTGAAAAAAATAATCCGCACTTTCAGTTATGCGCAGGCAGTGGAAATTACTGCACGTGCGGTGTTAATGGAAGACGCGCAATCAGTGCGCGCTTTATTAATTAACGAATTGGATCATGCAGGATTAGGCGGGTTGATTCGTGCGGGTAAAAACTAAAGATATTATTGTTTAGTTTTACGTCTAAAAATAAGCAGCGTGCTTACTAAAGCCAGAAACACAATGGTTCCCATCGCGCTATCTAAAATGACCACGCCATGTGGGCCGAAATGTTTGCCGCTGTGAAAATCGCGCAGCACATCGAGTAGCGTAAGTTGTCGCCCGCGATCAAATTGTTCTAATTGTTTTATAAGTAGCGCGGGCGGTGTGGTTGGTGTTGACCATGCAACGACGTCTTCGTATGCCATCCATTGGGTTGCGTCATTATCGGTATGCCAAATACCAATACTGGTTTCAATGGCTGGATTCTCGCCGGCGAGACCTAAGCGGGTAGGGTGTGTGGGTAAAAAGCTGTGGTCTAATTGTTGTAATAATTCACCGTTGTTATTGAATAACAACAAAGTATTTTCAGTGAGTACCGCATAACCTTTTGACCATGCGATAGCGCCTAACAAATTGCTGGGCAAAGTGCTCCAGCGTTCTTCGTTAAAATATAAGCTGTCACCAATTTGTGCGATCCAGTTGTTATTGGCTTGGAACGCAGTAATAGGTCTGGTTTTTATTCCGTACCAATCGAGTACGGTATTGTCTTGCACATA is from Gammaproteobacteria bacterium and encodes:
- a CDS encoding DUF1631 family protein, with amino-acid sequence MATKQQTKQEKAFFEIRDFAAVQFGKLIQHTLGKLSGRHDYADDETISPDAVIAAPKTVSDVTSWGPALTKSFMHRYRAFLEGSELPVENDPNALNLSLIEDDTLEESIMIGDLGGRIHEKYDPEIRAIKRGLVRLSRELKHQPEPDAILPQRILLLFQGLLEEHDVPHVDRRSIYKAFSEQAFSDLKTIYAGVLTSLQDNGYINEKENPSSPDFEMIYQFRIEQQKQQESSQQAATAAIPTVQASAQPPSFANQAPPGSYANIATPQALPAGMNIGSGHAGGGFIMPSNIVPLAAGQLQANAFQDSAFSRLLYDFLSGKHQGTSSVPDYDPNSPAIDTADLMGMLSNLQSSAPAGAEEIHDPEAIAARIKNDIKQFVNSQAKRLSTPESNVIELVNQIFIAILEDPDLSDPVKVQLSRLQIPYLKAALLDVTLLKQETHPARLLLNDMAQLGIGIEDHQDPIYQRLKATTEYIVQNFTDDLTIFTEQLNELRNISTQELQTVFAQENQTRTKAESQAKLLYIKKIVIQQIRKFLKGKELPSLLHSLVLKGFAPLFLHTQRRFGEDSDEWRASVDLFRQIIESAQPGKSQNQLSVIVDRKAAVIKKAKQALTKIQQARSDTNLLAGLENFYAEKEREYDTLKFSPQADQEYGLIDDKSDPFDYGDDVGDITLQDALPTQPDIETLLAQIPPELTPGTWCEVYMGRDKPHRRLKLSSVLKETTQLIFVDSIGSHAELKDIAEFLDELDCERSRIINEDNLFDKALAAVITNMQVMREV
- a CDS encoding HAD family hydrolase is translated as MSITAPLAIFDLDNTLLHGDSDYSWGCFLVAQGLVDGATYESKNRHYYEQYQSGVLNIHEFLAFALQPLTQHPLAHLLQLREIFMRDIITPMILPKAEALIAEHRAQQHTLMIITATHRFITEPIAQRLGIPHLLATDPECINGAYTGRVSGIPCFQNGKVLRLQQWLSEHQATLDHSWFYSDSHNDAPLLNVVTHPVAVDPDERLRSLAEQRGWSCISLRD
- a CDS encoding RNA pyrophosphohydrolase, which codes for MIDSDGYRFNVGIIICNAAGALLWCRRRGQEAWQFPQGGMKAQETPERAMYRELAEETGLLPAAVNVLAESKQWLRYEIPAHLVRHDRQPVCIGQKQRWFLLQLVSPETQIRLNSLNNPEFDAWRWVEYWQPVQDVVAFKRDVYRQALTEFEDAIKNFANNTAP
- the ptsP gene encoding phosphoenolpyruvate--protein phosphotransferase is translated as MLDVLRRIVQKVSAAPNLDQALNLLVKDVCQAMQTTVCSVYLTHKINDQQELVLMATEGLNAKAIGVVRLSFDEGLVGLVAQRAEPINLDNAPAHPRYKYFPEASEETLRSFLGVPIINYGKLLGVLVVQQLEQRRFDDDHVAFLITLAAQLAGAIAQAGISEDFRRLQSSGSFEQQYLEGLPGSPGVAIGTAVVVYSPADLDSVPDRHVADVASEIERFHAAVRSVHQEMQKIGDAMREVLPAEECAMFDAFAMMLESGSLLDDTVKRIEAGNWAPAALRDTIKEHTAWFGEMSDSYLSERADDIVDLGRRVAGKLLSADTNTKVWEYPEKTILVGEQLSASQLAEVPREKLVAVVSVHGSGSSHIAILAAALQVPAVMGVSDLPVSQIEGEELIVDGYAARVYVHPDKTIKKEYRRLLKEERELSAELQELVDLPAETSDGVQVSLFANTGLQSDINPALIKQADGIGLFRTEVPFQIRDKFPGEDEQEAIYKQALQAFAPRPVVIRTLDIGGDKALSYFPVKEENPFLGWRGIRISLDHPDIFITQIRAMLKANRGLNNLHILLPMISGMIELRQAMALILRAHRELLEEGLVMPLPPIGLMIEVPSSVYMIGSFAKYVNFLSIGSNDLTQYLLAVDRNNERVGKLYDALHPAVLHAISQVIKSAEQHNKPVSICGELAGDPLGALLLLGMGMKSFSMSAGSLLRVKKIIRTFSYAQAVEITARAVLMEDAQSVRALLINELDHAGLGGLIRAGKN